A single Bifidobacterium asteroides DNA region contains:
- a CDS encoding 1-deoxy-D-xylulose-5-phosphate synthase, with amino-acid sequence MGKLLDSIDSPKDLKVLSLEELNRLADEIRQLLIRFCRRHGGHLGSNLATIEPIIALHYVFDMPHDHLIFDVSHQAYTHKILTGRRRFYTDPESQKDLSGFTSPKESPYDDFMLGHTGTSIGLACGMAAQRDATGGKANIIALIGDGSLSSGPAFEGLDWAAEQGGNLIIVVNDNEMSIAENHGGLYKSLAALRASGGRSSDNPFRSLGLDYRYVDEGNRIEDLIEAFRQVKDTDHPVVVHIHTRKGLGLGQGSQGQIGSTSMAQSDGQTAHMTSLPDLPAEGPVEANHWQDGLDSLNRLPNSRKTYGRMAMQALEARFSQEPGLTVISPATPLSNGIDPDFRQRAGNHYRDVGIAESHAIAYAAGIAKAGGTPVVATSATFFQRAYDQIEQEMALNGSAVTLLVFSTGVAKTDATHSGTADMVMMRGIPGLTCLAPTSGSEFLDMLAWATGPARQPVVIRVPGERTLATERAGKPIAPVKSDSTTAGQPWDRYRILQQGRTVALLALGDALPLGRDLADSLKASLGLKPTLVDPHRYDRLDEQTLEALASTHSLVVTIEDGQLDGGWGQAVAVYYGPSQIRTLAFGAAKEFKDRVPKATLLERYGMTVPAMTRAISDALADQAS; translated from the coding sequence ATGGGCAAGCTTCTGGACAGCATCGACTCCCCAAAGGATCTGAAGGTTCTCTCCTTGGAAGAGCTGAATCGACTGGCCGACGAGATCCGTCAGCTGCTGATCCGCTTCTGTCGACGTCACGGCGGCCACCTGGGCTCCAACCTGGCCACCATCGAGCCCATCATCGCCCTGCACTACGTCTTCGACATGCCTCATGATCATCTGATCTTTGATGTCTCCCATCAGGCCTACACACACAAGATCCTGACCGGCCGGCGCCGGTTCTACACGGACCCTGAGTCTCAGAAGGATCTTTCCGGATTCACCTCGCCCAAGGAGAGCCCCTACGACGACTTCATGCTGGGGCACACCGGCACCTCCATCGGCCTGGCCTGCGGAATGGCCGCCCAGCGGGATGCGACCGGAGGCAAGGCCAACATCATCGCCTTGATCGGGGACGGCTCCCTGAGCAGCGGGCCAGCCTTCGAGGGGCTGGACTGGGCTGCTGAGCAGGGCGGCAACCTGATCATTGTGGTCAATGACAACGAAATGTCCATCGCCGAGAACCACGGGGGGCTATACAAGAGCCTGGCGGCCCTGCGTGCCAGCGGGGGACGCAGCTCAGACAATCCCTTCCGCTCCCTTGGACTGGACTACCGCTACGTGGATGAGGGCAACCGGATCGAGGATCTGATCGAGGCCTTCCGTCAGGTCAAAGACACTGATCATCCGGTGGTGGTTCATATCCATACCCGCAAGGGCCTGGGACTGGGCCAGGGCAGCCAAGGACAGATAGGATCGACTTCGATGGCCCAGAGCGATGGGCAAACAGCTCATATGACTTCCCTGCCGGATTTGCCCGCCGAGGGTCCGGTGGAGGCCAACCACTGGCAGGACGGCTTGGACTCCCTTAACCGTCTGCCCAACTCACGAAAGACCTACGGAAGAATGGCCATGCAGGCCCTGGAGGCCAGGTTCTCGCAAGAGCCGGGTCTGACGGTCATCTCCCCCGCTACACCGCTGTCCAACGGCATCGATCCCGACTTCCGTCAGCGGGCTGGAAATCACTACCGGGACGTGGGTATCGCCGAATCTCACGCGATAGCCTATGCCGCGGGCATCGCCAAGGCCGGAGGCACGCCTGTAGTCGCCACCTCAGCCACCTTCTTCCAGAGGGCCTACGACCAGATCGAGCAAGAGATGGCCTTGAACGGTAGTGCGGTGACCCTGCTGGTCTTTTCCACTGGCGTTGCCAAAACCGATGCCACACACTCAGGCACGGCCGACATGGTCATGATGCGAGGCATCCCCGGACTGACCTGCCTGGCTCCGACCAGCGGATCCGAGTTTCTGGACATGCTGGCCTGGGCCACTGGCCCGGCCCGGCAGCCGGTGGTCATTAGGGTGCCCGGCGAGCGCACGCTGGCGACAGAACGCGCAGGTAAGCCGATAGCGCCGGTAAAATCCGATTCCACGACCGCAGGCCAGCCATGGGACCGTTACCGTATCCTGCAGCAAGGCAGGACAGTGGCCCTGCTAGCTCTCGGCGATGCCCTGCCCCTGGGTCGTGACCTGGCTGATTCCTTGAAAGCGTCCCTGGGGCTGAAACCCACACTGGTGGATCCGCATCGCTATGACCGCTTGGATGAGCAGACCCTGGAGGCCCTGGCCAGCACCCACTCCCTGGTGGTCACCATCGAGGATGGTCAGCTGGATGGCGGCTGGGGCCAAGCGGTGGCTGTCTACTACGGACCTAGTCAGATTCGCACCCTGGCCTTCGGAGCGGCCAAGGAGTTCAAGGACCGGGTTCCCAAGGCCACCCTGCTGGAACGGTATGGCATGACCGTTCCTGCAATGACTCGAGCCATATCGGATGCCCTTGCCGACCAGGCTTCATAG
- a CDS encoding SDH family Clp fold serine proteinase — protein sequence MAGAENDGVRSKGSRSKATRRKADKLSENNWEDLLIDSRTPLYASEHSGRYERQKLIRGYEQITGRNLIAVVDQIYEGKMTVFQELLGDCDPDKELDVLLSSPGGSGEMALRMVQSMQDQCRAVRVIVPDMAKSAATVLCLGADEIVMGPAGDLGPIDPQMILQSRFMVSAKELVRAVEDAEAKVRDNPGAYALYSSLLSEVNMLTYEQSKSAIDRSGTLMREALEAVKPRGKDDVDRLCDQLKGPLIDVPTNHAAVFSYENAKRCGLPVTRPDLDSKEWKVLWSLWTHYYAIGSFPAGNTAVYEGKRVSHIESPTGVSN from the coding sequence ATGGCAGGAGCAGAAAACGATGGCGTTAGAAGCAAGGGCTCTCGGAGCAAAGCTACGCGAAGGAAAGCCGATAAGCTTTCAGAAAACAATTGGGAGGATCTCCTTATAGACAGCAGGACCCCTCTGTATGCGTCGGAGCATTCAGGGCGGTATGAACGTCAGAAGCTCATCAGGGGATACGAGCAAATCACCGGCAGGAATCTGATTGCAGTCGTCGATCAGATATACGAAGGGAAGATGACTGTATTCCAGGAGCTCCTGGGTGATTGCGACCCGGATAAAGAGCTTGATGTGCTCTTGTCGTCACCCGGCGGGAGCGGGGAGATGGCGTTGCGCATGGTGCAATCCATGCAGGATCAGTGCCGAGCCGTGCGCGTGATCGTGCCTGATATGGCAAAAAGCGCTGCTACCGTGCTTTGCCTCGGTGCTGACGAGATAGTGATGGGACCGGCTGGTGATCTGGGTCCCATCGACCCCCAGATGATCCTTCAGTCAAGATTCATGGTCAGTGCAAAGGAACTGGTGCGTGCCGTGGAGGATGCCGAGGCAAAAGTGCGGGATAATCCCGGAGCGTATGCCTTGTACTCGTCACTATTGTCTGAAGTCAATATGCTGACATACGAGCAGTCAAAATCGGCTATTGACCGTTCGGGAACGTTGATGAGAGAGGCGCTGGAGGCGGTCAAACCACGAGGCAAAGATGACGTGGACCGCCTATGCGATCAATTGAAGGGGCCTCTGATTGATGTGCCGACGAACCATGCAGCCGTATTCTCTTATGAGAATGCGAAGCGTTGCGGCCTGCCCGTCACAAGACCAGATCTAGACAGCAAAGAATGGAAAGTGCTGTGGTCCCTTTGGACACACTATTATGCGATCGGCAGCTTCCCAGCCGGCAACACGGCAGTATACGAGGGCAAAAGAGTTTCGCACATCGAAAGCCCTACAGGCGTTTCCAACTGA
- a CDS encoding phage holin, with translation MTDTIPEDEGKPYWLPDWLYQILKWVGLGFLPLLGGFVHSVGPVWGLPHTDAIVTTIYALGVLIAGCIGVSQAKAALSK, from the coding sequence ATGACCGATACGATCCCCGAGGACGAGGGCAAGCCCTACTGGCTGCCCGACTGGCTCTACCAGATCCTCAAATGGGTGGGACTAGGCTTCCTGCCATTGCTGGGGGGCTTCGTCCACAGCGTCGGCCCCGTCTGGGGTCTGCCTCACACGGATGCCATCGTGACTACGATTTACGCGCTGGGAGTGCTCATCGCAGGCTGCATCGGAGTCAGTCAGGCTAAAGCCGCGCTCAGCAAGTAG
- a CDS encoding GH25 family lysozyme, which translates to MRWSHARHARAKPRYARIMVGALAVLAMLTPGAAYADAGFDNASYQGCYNAQAAKDSGASFSITKITEGTWYVNPAADCQIAANRSAGLRLGAYAYARPEKGTSPEAEADHFNAQANARGLVHAGVIPFLDWEPPAPYNSHTDWAKRWLDRVTSYWGTKPIIYMQASNIQAGNWQAVAGADYGLWVAGYPRGYTGERLRDPGAPPYSVAPWPFAAAWQYSSTGNVPGVGNAVDVNWFYGDAGTWAKYANAPIGTQANPVTPSPTPSQGAPVGDVGSLATAVIRGEYGNDPQRHALLGNRYAEVMAVVNERLRGNSGGGNGSGTYVVRPGDCLSMVFGGSWPVIAQLNGIRAPYVIYPGQRLATGSGGGGGGRTVTVRRGDTLSGIAARLGIPQSRLHGYRSGNPSLIYAGEVLHY; encoded by the coding sequence ATGCGATGGTCCCATGCGCGGCACGCCCGCGCCAAGCCCAGATACGCGCGGATCATGGTGGGGGCGCTCGCCGTCCTGGCCATGCTCACCCCAGGTGCCGCCTACGCGGACGCCGGCTTCGACAACGCGTCCTATCAAGGGTGCTACAACGCCCAGGCGGCCAAGGACTCGGGAGCAAGCTTTTCGATCACCAAGATCACGGAGGGCACTTGGTACGTCAATCCAGCCGCCGACTGCCAGATCGCCGCCAACCGGTCCGCCGGCCTAAGACTCGGGGCCTACGCCTACGCCAGGCCGGAGAAAGGCACCAGCCCGGAGGCCGAGGCCGACCACTTCAACGCCCAGGCCAACGCCCGCGGGCTCGTGCATGCTGGCGTGATCCCCTTCCTGGACTGGGAGCCGCCAGCACCGTATAACTCGCATACGGACTGGGCGAAGCGGTGGCTTGACCGGGTGACCTCCTACTGGGGTACCAAGCCCATCATCTACATGCAGGCCTCCAACATCCAGGCCGGAAACTGGCAGGCTGTGGCAGGAGCCGATTATGGGCTCTGGGTGGCCGGCTATCCGCGAGGCTACACAGGCGAGCGTCTGCGTGATCCTGGGGCACCGCCTTACTCGGTGGCACCCTGGCCGTTTGCGGCTGCCTGGCAGTACTCCTCCACGGGGAACGTGCCCGGCGTGGGCAACGCCGTTGACGTCAACTGGTTCTACGGCGACGCGGGGACCTGGGCCAAGTACGCCAATGCTCCCATCGGCACGCAGGCCAATCCGGTCACGCCGTCTCCCACGCCATCCCAGGGTGCGCCTGTCGGTGACGTGGGCAGCCTCGCCACGGCAGTCATCCGGGGCGAGTACGGCAACGACCCGCAGCGGCACGCCCTCCTAGGCAACCGCTATGCCGAGGTCATGGCCGTGGTCAACGAGCGCCTGCGAGGCAACTCCGGCGGCGGCAACGGTTCTGGCACCTATGTGGTGCGTCCCGGCGACTGTCTGAGCATGGTCTTCGGCGGCTCCTGGCCTGTGATAGCCCAGCTCAACGGCATCCGAGCACCCTACGTCATCTATCCGGGCCAGCGTCTCGCCACCGGCAGCGGTGGCGGAGGCGGTGGGCGGACCGTGACCGTGCGTCGCGGTGACACGCTCTCCGGGATTGCCGCCAGGCTCGGCATCCCTCAAAGCCGGCTGCACGGCTACCGGTCCGGCAACCCCAGCCTGATCTATGCAGGCGAAGTGCTTCACTACTGA
- a CDS encoding phage tail tape measure protein gives MALNQNIVIRLMADSTDYTAKMQAASASATELSTALERPMSKGERFSAMGQKVALGVGALSAAIGVAAVRAFMDFDASMSAVQANTSASASTMGLLRDAALEAGARTVYSATESADAINELAKAGVSTTDILQGGLDGALDLAASGQMGVADAAELTASALNEFGLKGNQASHVADLLAAGANTAQGGVSDMGEALKMVGTTASQLGMSIEDTTGAITMMASQGIVGSDAGTQLRSALIGLTSASGPAKAEMQQLGISMYDSQGNFVGLANFAGQLKEKLSALTPEQRANAMGVLFSNAAMSVGNTLYEQGAEGVTKFTKQVNQQGFAAKQAAALTDNLKGDVEQFGGAVETSLIKIGSGANGPIRNVIQSVTSLVTAFGDLPAPVQQTVVMLGLAAGAGVGLHKVFGQTAQSTSALSRSFGMIVDPVQRVQAAMGNFGTAVEQIKLSTLTYEEQMRRVGTATSGSALRMGALKSAGSGLVDLLGGKWGIALGVAGAVLDTFAKHAAQAKAAQDELAQAMAEGGDASEKLVDMITKGENVDWGWVQRMDTGFGSLDDMLKACGISAGTFTRAVQGNKAAIDQVNKALEANKQSGSQYYGVITEGQTKLSQLTREYKNSTEETKRNKEGKDELASSEKKAADAAGQHAQAQGQSAEQTQKAADASSILANQLNASNKGVNEESSALGEAVDALKQYYGFKLGAFDADTKWGEALSAADEAVKKNGKSLDAFNPKGQANRKALKDLATAAQDCAEAHARNGEGIDKVSQVMEQGRQKVIDYAKAMGMSDGDAAAFADSVGLSSGRVKDLVNQIERANAKPLKIKDEASKTLKQVGLAAKGLPDGKTIQITGKNKDAMMAIREVTGAKIDDKHSKLTLDKHQYDMALALANGATIDTKTGQLKGEDNHYWHKIAEANGWKIAPKTGLISGDNGPFMSAKKAVEDAHIDGKHISVDADTHSFWDTIGSILSKPFHINIGAVPGRAIGGLITGPGTGTSDDIPARLSNGEYVIRAAAVRQYGTEMLNAINWQRYATGGYVQKYEATPITPNLLQPASQEPRIVYEQPVTFHQHVVQDPYAQSALDSARVRHATLGLLRRGGML, from the coding sequence GTGGCGCTCAACCAAAACATCGTCATCAGGCTCATGGCCGACAGCACGGACTACACCGCCAAGATGCAGGCCGCCTCGGCCTCGGCCACGGAGCTGTCCACAGCCCTGGAACGCCCCATGAGCAAGGGCGAGCGGTTCTCTGCCATGGGTCAGAAGGTGGCCCTGGGCGTGGGCGCTCTGAGTGCCGCCATTGGCGTGGCAGCCGTCAGGGCTTTCATGGACTTCGATGCCTCGATGAGCGCCGTGCAGGCCAATACGAGTGCCAGCGCCTCTACCATGGGGCTGCTCAGGGATGCGGCCCTGGAGGCCGGGGCGCGCACCGTGTACAGCGCCACCGAGTCCGCCGACGCGATCAACGAGCTCGCCAAGGCCGGCGTGAGCACCACGGACATCCTCCAGGGAGGCCTGGACGGGGCGCTCGACCTGGCAGCCTCCGGCCAGATGGGCGTCGCCGACGCCGCAGAACTCACCGCCTCCGCACTCAACGAATTCGGCCTGAAAGGCAACCAGGCCAGCCATGTGGCCGACCTGCTGGCAGCCGGAGCAAACACCGCCCAGGGCGGGGTCTCCGACATGGGCGAGGCCCTGAAAATGGTGGGCACGACCGCCAGCCAGCTGGGCATGAGCATCGAGGACACCACCGGAGCCATCACCATGATGGCCTCCCAGGGCATCGTCGGCTCCGACGCGGGCACGCAGCTCAGATCCGCGCTGATCGGCCTGACCAGCGCCTCCGGCCCAGCCAAGGCGGAGATGCAACAGCTGGGCATCAGCATGTACGACAGCCAAGGCAACTTTGTGGGATTGGCGAATTTTGCGGGCCAGCTCAAGGAGAAGCTGTCAGCCCTCACCCCCGAACAGCGGGCCAACGCCATGGGCGTGCTCTTCAGCAACGCGGCTATGAGCGTGGGCAACACCCTCTACGAGCAGGGTGCCGAAGGCGTCACAAAATTCACGAAGCAGGTCAACCAGCAGGGATTCGCCGCCAAACAGGCCGCTGCACTGACCGACAATCTGAAAGGCGACGTCGAGCAGTTCGGCGGCGCGGTGGAGACTTCCTTAATCAAGATCGGGTCCGGGGCCAACGGGCCCATCCGCAACGTCATCCAGTCGGTCACCAGCCTGGTGACCGCGTTCGGCGACCTGCCAGCCCCAGTGCAGCAGACCGTCGTCATGCTCGGCCTGGCCGCCGGAGCCGGCGTAGGCCTGCACAAGGTCTTCGGACAGACGGCGCAAAGCACCAGCGCGCTGAGCCGCAGCTTCGGCATGATCGTGGACCCCGTGCAGCGCGTGCAGGCCGCCATGGGCAACTTCGGCACGGCGGTGGAGCAGATCAAACTGTCCACGCTCACCTATGAGGAGCAGATGCGCCGCGTGGGCACCGCCACCAGCGGCTCCGCCCTGCGCATGGGCGCACTCAAAAGCGCCGGCAGCGGCCTCGTCGACCTGCTCGGCGGAAAATGGGGCATCGCCCTTGGCGTGGCCGGTGCTGTGCTTGATACTTTCGCAAAGCATGCGGCCCAGGCCAAGGCCGCGCAGGATGAGCTTGCCCAGGCTATGGCCGAAGGCGGGGACGCCAGCGAAAAGCTCGTCGACATGATCACCAAGGGCGAAAACGTCGACTGGGGCTGGGTGCAGCGAATGGACACTGGCTTTGGGAGCCTTGATGACATGCTCAAAGCCTGTGGCATCAGCGCAGGTACCTTTACGCGCGCTGTGCAGGGCAACAAGGCCGCCATAGACCAGGTCAACAAAGCGCTTGAGGCCAACAAGCAGTCCGGCAGCCAGTACTACGGGGTCATCACCGAGGGCCAGACCAAGCTCTCCCAGCTGACCCGGGAGTACAAGAATTCCACGGAAGAGACAAAACGCAACAAGGAGGGCAAGGATGAGCTGGCCTCGAGTGAAAAGAAGGCAGCCGACGCGGCCGGCCAGCACGCTCAGGCGCAAGGCCAGTCAGCCGAGCAGACTCAGAAAGCCGCTGACGCATCATCCATCCTCGCCAACCAGCTGAACGCCTCCAACAAAGGCGTGAACGAGGAGTCCTCTGCGCTGGGCGAGGCCGTGGATGCGCTGAAACAGTACTACGGCTTCAAACTAGGTGCTTTCGACGCTGACACCAAATGGGGGGAGGCCCTGTCCGCAGCTGACGAGGCCGTGAAGAAGAACGGCAAGTCGTTGGACGCGTTCAACCCCAAAGGCCAGGCCAACCGCAAGGCCCTGAAGGACCTGGCGACAGCAGCGCAGGATTGCGCCGAGGCCCACGCCCGAAACGGTGAAGGCATCGACAAGGTGAGCCAGGTCATGGAGCAGGGCCGGCAGAAGGTCATCGACTACGCGAAAGCCATGGGCATGAGCGACGGCGACGCCGCAGCTTTCGCTGACTCGGTGGGTCTGTCCTCGGGACGGGTCAAGGACCTGGTGAACCAGATCGAGAGAGCCAATGCCAAGCCACTCAAAATAAAGGACGAAGCATCGAAGACCCTCAAGCAGGTGGGTTTGGCGGCCAAGGGACTGCCTGACGGGAAGACCATCCAGATTACAGGAAAGAACAAGGATGCCATGATGGCCATCCGCGAGGTGACCGGAGCGAAGATCGACGACAAGCACTCCAAGCTCACCTTGGACAAGCACCAGTACGACATGGCGCTCGCCTTGGCCAACGGGGCGACCATCGACACCAAGACCGGCCAGCTCAAGGGCGAAGACAACCACTACTGGCACAAGATCGCCGAGGCCAACGGTTGGAAGATAGCGCCGAAGACCGGGCTCATCTCCGGTGATAACGGACCTTTCATGTCTGCCAAGAAAGCAGTCGAGGACGCTCATATAGATGGGAAGCACATTTCCGTGGATGCGGATACACACAGTTTCTGGGACACCATCGGGAGCATCCTCAGCAAGCCCTTCCACATCAACATCGGAGCGGTCCCAGGCCGTGCCATCGGCGGTCTGATCACCGGCCCCGGCACGGGCACCAGCGATGACATCCCGGCCCGCCTGTCCAACGGGGAGTACGTGATCAGGGCTGCTGCGGTGCGCCAGTACGGCACGGAGATGCTCAATGCCATCAACTGGCAGCGCTATGCGACCGGAGGCTACGTGCAGAAGTACGAGGCCACGCCGATCACCCCGAACCTGCTACAGCCAGCCAGTCAGGAGCCGCGGATCGTGTATGAGCAGCCGGTCACTTTCCACCAGCATGTGGTGCAGGACCCTTACGCGCAGTCGGCCTTGGACTCGGCCAGGGTGCGTCATGCGACCCTCGGCCTGCTGAGGAGAGGGGGCATGCTGTGA
- a CDS encoding phage tail tube protein, protein MPDTTDTNENTTPTTPAVNEETGLPAAILEDGNILTTFVPGHGSIKDMTKPTEAELNAEGNLNVSAYLTSTGWKLNHTQESIKDDREASADVGEIPGAEKYDGGSLQVINNVNNEGYANAAIETLVKGTKGYLVRRRGAGQAAYKAGQKVSVFKTVIGIATPVAHADNARMMSTISFSVAPGSQDETATVTA, encoded by the coding sequence ATGCCAGACACCACTGATACCAATGAAAACACCACGCCGACCACTCCTGCGGTGAACGAGGAGACTGGCCTGCCTGCCGCGATCCTCGAGGACGGCAATATCCTGACCACCTTCGTCCCCGGCCACGGAAGCATCAAGGACATGACCAAGCCCACCGAGGCCGAGCTCAACGCCGAAGGGAACCTGAACGTCTCCGCCTACCTGACCTCGACCGGATGGAAGCTCAACCACACGCAGGAGTCCATCAAGGACGACCGCGAAGCCTCCGCCGACGTGGGCGAGATCCCGGGAGCCGAAAAGTACGACGGCGGGTCCCTGCAGGTGATCAACAACGTCAACAACGAGGGCTATGCCAACGCGGCCATAGAGACCCTGGTCAAGGGGACCAAGGGGTATCTGGTGCGCCGCCGTGGCGCAGGCCAGGCCGCATACAAGGCCGGCCAGAAGGTGTCGGTTTTCAAAACCGTGATCGGCATCGCCACCCCCGTGGCCCACGCGGACAACGCCCGCATGATGAGCACCATCAGCTTCTCGGTCGCGCCCGGATCCCAGGACGAGACCGCCACCGTCACGGCCTGA
- the gp17 gene encoding tail completion protein gp17 yields the protein MSRTVEVRKAVMALVPDMPGWKVYEDVATGQSPPWVVVRVSETGRSGAEDLHAVSHDGVLDIRVVGRQGDGISIAMDRLKAALDGAKPADRRTSRLIPDQDSGLYAAELTDPKTSVPFLMRVLTWRFAWTS from the coding sequence ATGAGCCGGACCGTGGAGGTCAGGAAAGCCGTCATGGCCCTGGTGCCGGACATGCCCGGGTGGAAGGTGTATGAGGACGTGGCCACCGGGCAGAGCCCGCCCTGGGTGGTGGTGCGCGTCTCCGAGACCGGGCGCAGCGGAGCGGAGGATCTGCATGCCGTCTCCCACGACGGGGTGCTCGACATCCGCGTCGTCGGCCGCCAGGGCGACGGCATCAGCATCGCCATGGACCGGCTCAAAGCCGCCCTGGACGGTGCCAAGCCCGCCGACCGGAGGACCAGCAGGCTGATCCCCGACCAGGATTCCGGCCTGTACGCGGCCGAGCTCACCGACCCAAAGACATCCGTTCCTTTCTTGATGCGCGTGCTCACCTGGCGCTTCGCCTGGACCAGCTGA
- a CDS encoding DUF6093 family protein, with product MDPASMIAASLPRLRRAAESLMTDTIRITRPGKPAVDPVTGAETPTGEVLYEGPGKVQTSGGMASQTTTASGDSSNAGGLVLEWSLYLHLPISATGLREKDVAQVVDSNDPDLMGRCMRLVNMQSEKTLATARRWNVQEIPEED from the coding sequence ATGGACCCAGCAAGCATGATCGCCGCCAGCCTGCCCAGGCTCAGACGCGCAGCCGAAAGCCTCATGACCGACACCATCCGCATCACCCGGCCCGGAAAGCCAGCTGTCGACCCCGTCACGGGGGCGGAAACCCCAACCGGGGAGGTCCTGTACGAGGGGCCGGGCAAGGTGCAGACCTCCGGGGGCATGGCCTCCCAGACAACCACCGCTTCCGGTGACTCCTCCAACGCGGGCGGGCTCGTCCTCGAATGGAGCCTCTACCTGCACCTGCCCATCAGCGCCACAGGACTGCGTGAAAAGGACGTGGCCCAGGTGGTCGACTCCAATGACCCGGACCTGATGGGCAGGTGCATGCGCCTGGTCAACATGCAATCCGAGAAGACCCTGGCGACGGCCAGACGGTGGAACGTGCAGGAGATACCCGAGGAGGACTGA
- a CDS encoding Gp19/Gp15/Gp42 family protein → MAGDDKQRHAKYAEVQDVATALGRSIDQDGTEGRQMQYWLDKAERKVRSRVPLLDEWASQDPAYQDTVKDVLVSAVERKALNPEGLRSVMTQVDDGNIQQTIDSTRSTGEIIILDEEWEQLLRIDNTGRNSIQAQMDPVYVPLPSYPYA, encoded by the coding sequence ATGGCAGGCGACGACAAGCAGCGGCACGCGAAGTATGCGGAAGTCCAGGACGTGGCAACCGCCCTGGGCAGAAGCATCGACCAGGACGGGACCGAAGGCCGGCAGATGCAATACTGGCTCGACAAGGCCGAAAGGAAGGTCCGCTCCCGCGTTCCCCTCCTGGACGAGTGGGCCAGCCAGGACCCCGCCTATCAGGACACCGTCAAGGACGTGCTCGTCAGCGCCGTGGAACGCAAGGCCCTCAACCCCGAGGGCCTGCGCTCCGTCATGACCCAGGTCGACGACGGCAACATCCAGCAGACCATCGACTCGACCCGCTCCACCGGAGAGATCATCATCCTCGACGAGGAATGGGAGCAGCTCCTCCGCATCGACAACACAGGCAGGAACAGCATCCAGGCCCAAATGGACCCCGTATACGTGCCCCTGCCCTCATACCCCTACGCCTGA
- a CDS encoding major capsid protein: protein MAVTLAEAKNNTLEDYDPMVIDEFRKNSEILDSLIFDDVVNPAGGGATLTYSYRRQTTQPTAAFRALNSEYEPQEVKTEKKSVDLAVLGGAFEVDRVIAGLGPAASGAVTQNLIQKIKATTTLFEDTVINGDQTKNENSFDGLDKALTGSSTEDTDSKPDWTDMSDSGFNILDSLDEFLSLLDGTPTVLVGNEKALAKIRAAARRSSAWTRSPVDDLVGANGRPITRETYGGITLVDAGAKAGTNDPIIPVAADGTTSVYAYRVGLDGFHAVSTAGGQLVKTWLPDFSTAKAVKSGEVELGPVAVCLKATKAAAVLRGVKVMAGAKPANK, encoded by the coding sequence ATGGCAGTCACACTGGCGGAAGCCAAGAACAACACGCTCGAGGACTACGACCCCATGGTCATCGACGAGTTCCGAAAGAACTCCGAGATCCTCGACTCCCTCATCTTCGACGACGTCGTCAACCCGGCAGGCGGCGGGGCGACGCTCACCTACTCCTACCGTCGGCAGACCACGCAGCCCACCGCCGCCTTCCGCGCCCTGAACAGCGAGTACGAGCCGCAGGAGGTCAAGACCGAGAAGAAGAGCGTCGACCTGGCCGTCCTGGGCGGCGCCTTCGAGGTGGACCGGGTCATCGCCGGCCTCGGGCCAGCCGCATCCGGAGCGGTCACCCAGAACCTGATCCAGAAGATCAAGGCCACCACTACCCTCTTCGAGGACACCGTCATCAACGGCGACCAGACCAAGAACGAAAACAGCTTCGACGGCCTGGACAAGGCACTGACCGGCTCCTCCACCGAGGACACGGACAGCAAGCCCGACTGGACCGACATGAGCGATTCCGGCTTCAACATCCTGGACAGCCTGGACGAGTTCCTCTCCCTCTTGGACGGCACCCCCACCGTGCTGGTCGGCAACGAGAAGGCCCTGGCCAAGATCCGCGCCGCTGCCCGACGCTCCAGCGCCTGGACCCGCAGCCCGGTCGATGACCTGGTTGGCGCCAACGGGCGGCCCATCACCAGGGAGACCTACGGAGGCATCACCCTCGTGGACGCCGGCGCCAAGGCCGGCACCAACGACCCGATCATCCCCGTGGCCGCCGACGGCACCACCAGCGTGTACGCCTACCGGGTCGGCCTGGACGGCTTCCACGCGGTCAGCACCGCCGGAGGCCAGCTGGTCAAGACCTGGCTGCCCGACTTCAGCACCGCCAAGGCCGTCAAGTCCGGCGAGGTCGAGCTGGGGCCCGTGGCCGTCTGCCTGAAGGCCACCAAGGCCGCCGCCGTCCTGCGCGGCGTCAAGGTCATGGCCGGCGCCAAGCCCGCAAACAAGTGA